The genomic window ATTGTTTTGCTGAATTTATTGGGTCATGAGATTGATAAATCCCTCTACCGACAATGATAATGTCAGACTTCCTATTTTGAATGACTTCTTTTGGATTTAGATATTGTTGTCCGAAAGCATCTTTGCCTTCACCTAAAATGACACCGGGAGTCATTGTGATAAATTTAGGGTTTAGGGTAAGTCTTTTACGTGCGATAAAACCTATTACAAAATCTTGAAAATCTTCAGCCATTTGAATAGTTTTTTTTGCATAGCTTTCATCTGTCAAAGCTTGTACGGAACTAAGTTCAGGAATTAACAGAAGGCCTCTTTCATTTTTTTTACCGCCCTCTCTTAAAGCCTTGATTTGATCCGGTCCAACAAGTGTGTGAGCATTAGTTAGATGAGCCCAGGAAGCGATTTTAAAAATACCTCCCTCATATTGCATTAAAGACGTATTGCCAATATCTGCAAACTTACGATCTTCAAAAAGAATAAAGCGATGTTTTTCAGCAAGTAATTGCAGTTTTTTGATTAGCTCCAAATCAAAATCCGAGACAATATCAATATGTGTTTTAAAAACGCAAATATAAGGACCAATTGTCTCTGCAAGATTTAAAAGTTCATTTTTTGATCTGACATCTGCTGCCAGGGCAAGATTAGTTTTTTTTTCGTCCATCAAATAGAATAGGTCTTTCGCAAGAGAATGCTTGGTTAAAGAAGCTCTTTCACGGTAGCTAAGAGGCTTTAAGTTTTCTTTAGAGGAGGTAATTGTTTCAGTGTTCAATTTTCGTTCATGGTTTAAAATAGAAAATATTTTAGAGACATTTAAAACGGAGTGAACCTTTATCCCCATCTCTTTTAGCTCTGATAAATCGCTTTCTTCTCGATCGACAAAACAAATCGCATCTTTAATAATAAGTCCTTTCTCTTTCAATTTTTTGGCAACTTCAATTAAACTACCTCCCGTTGTCACGACATCTTCCACCAGGATGACCGTATCATTTTCTTTATATATCCCCTCGATCAGCTGCTGGGTGCCATGCTCCTTAACCTCCTTACGAACCATGATCATGGGTAAATTTTTCAAAAGAGCAATGCCCGTGCATAAAGAAAGGGCCGCATAAGGCACGCCTGCAAGACTGTCAAAAGGGATATTTGAAATTTTTTGCCACATCAAATAGCACATTTGGGAAAGAGTTTTCGGATAGGAGATCGCCCTTCTTAAATCGACGTAGTAAGGAGAAATGGAGCCATTTTTAAGTTTAAAAGATCCGAATTGAATAGCTCCCATTTCATGGAGTTCAAGCGACACTTTTTCTAAAAGTCGATCTTGATTATCGAATTCAAAATCAGAGGGATTCTCTCTAAGGTTAATCTCAAGACTCATACCTGTTCTCCATTAAGATTCTAAGCAAATTGGCTTAAAGGGGCTTATTTAGGAAGGAGTCTAAAGAATACTCATTAAATGACAAGATAATTTTGGATGAAGATCCTTCATTAATCTTGGCTTGACAAAAACTTTATTCGACTTTTTTGAATGGATCCAATGAGCGCTTGGCTTGCGGCAGAAAGATGCTTTTCTTTTAACTTTTTATAAATGCCCTTGGTTTCTTTACTTCCTAAAATGACAACCGCTTGATCATAATTGGCTGCATGGCTCTTCGGATTCACATGAGTGGGGTAGGGAGCCTTTATTAGGGAGGCAGAAGGCGGCAGAAATGGAAAAAGGCCTTTTTCAAGGTATTCAGGGGTAGTATTAAAATCTCCGGCGATAATTATATCTATTTCGCCTTGGGTTTTTTGGAAAATTAAACCTATGGTTTGAGCTAAGAGTTCAAGAGCTGTTTTAGGAAACTGGGAGGGGCATCCGCTAATGTGCGCTCCTGCTATGATCATTTTTTCCCGGGTTTCTTTATCCTCTATTATAGCATAAGGCAGAACAAAATTTTTTCCTTTATCGAAATCTTCTCTATCATAATACTGCGAAAAAAAAGTTTGGCTTTCATGAATTGTAAATTTTTCCGTATTGATCATAAGGGCTGTCACATTCCATCTTTCGTTCCAATTAGTCGGTCTATTATTTAGATGACTAACTAAGAAAAAAGTGTTTAATCCAAGTTTTTCTACCTTTTTAATTAAGTCAGAATAAAAAAGAGAATAACCTTCTACAATAATTTGTATATTGACCTTTCCTTCAACGAATCTCTTAGCGATTACTTTGATTTGACTCTTAATTTTTCTCCTAAGTGCTTCTTCTAACACCCCTTTTTCAAAGGGATTGCTTACATAAAGATGGGTTTGACGAAAAGGGGGTTTTTCTCCTATTCCAAAAAAGGAATGAAACTTGGGGTTGCTAATATTCCAAGCATTTATCACATGGCCATTCACTTTTAAACCCACTTCTACATGATCGCTTTGGACTTCTGGATCAAGCGGGTTCGATTCGTCAAAGGGAAGGATGGGAGTAAACGAGTCTTGAGAAAATAATTTAATCGGACGTGCTTCTTGCATTTAGAATCTCACATTAATTTTTATTTTAATTTATAAAAACAACTCAAATAAACGGATAGTAAATTTTCTTGCCTATATTTGACAAATTAATTATTTGTTGTTTTTTGGAGGGGTGTTATGAATGATTCGCTTATAGTTTATGAAAGCCCTTATTCTGTCTTGGAAACCACTGATAGAATTAAAGAAGTTTTGAAAAAAAAGAGTATAAAACTCTTCACTCTTATCGATCATTCCGTGGAAGCTAAGGATAACGGATTGGATTTAAATGAAGAGAAACTCCTTATATTCGGTGATCCGAAAGTAGGCACTTATTTGATGCAAGAAAATCCGGAAATCGGCCTTGAGCTCCCTTTGAAAATTCTTATTTGGGGGGAAAATGGCAAGACTCGGATTGCGCACCAAAATTTAAACGCTTTAAAAAACCGCTACAACATTGTCACTCATGCAAAAATACTTGAGAACATGTCTTTAGGATTGCCGCAATTGATCACCCATAGTCTTAAATAAAGGTTTCTATGAGCACTAAAAAACTTGATCAAACTTTGCTTGGAAAATGGAAAGTGATTGGCTGTCAGTTAAATGGTGTTTGGCTTCCAGCTCCCATTTTTGAGCATTTTATTTATAGTTTTCCGGATACGAATAATTTCAGGTTGGATTGGTCGGAGTTGACTTTTCCTCAGTATGTGGGAGGCTTTCCTAAAAGTGAATCCGGAAAAATCAAAATCAAAAAAGGCTCTAATCAAATCGATTTAATCCCAAGCAGCGGGCCTTTCCAAGGAAAAACCTTTAAAGGCATCTATGAGCTAGATCATGATATTCTAAAAGCAAATTTCGGACTTCCCGGAAAGGATCGTCCTTGCCAGTTTTCAGCGGGACAAGGACAGGTCTATGAGATTTGGCAAAGGCTTTAAACCAAAGCGACGGGCCAATAAGCAACAATTTTTTTAAGCGGTTCAAAAACGAATTCGTCGTTAAATGAAATATTAGCGGCAGATTGGGTTTTAGTTCTGAAGCTTAATTGGCATAAAAGCTTTTAAGAGATTAAGTCTATTGGCCGGATCCTTTTCTATAAAATGAAATAGCTTATTCTTAAGGTCTATTTGTACAATGATCTCGGCGCTATTATTAAAATTCTCCTGGTCGTAGGTGATTACTTTAAGAACGAGCTGATCTTTCCCGCCCGGGGTTAATGAAGCAGCATTTGAAAAAGTTACTTTTGGAATATTCTCTAGTTTTAACTCATCTTTTAATTGAATATTGCTAATATCCTTTAAATCTCCAAATAAAAGCAAAGAAGAAGAAGCGACAAATTCCCTTGCGTCTTCTAAAGGATGGTCGTCCTTTATTTCTTTTGTCACGTGAGCGAGTAAACTTGCAAAATAAAGAGTCGGCTCGCCAATTGAGGAGAAAAAAGCGCCTCCATCTTCAAATTTGCCTTCGCCAGTTTCTTTAAGCTCATTTTCATTATCTTTAAAAGTAAGAAAAGGCTTTAGATGCTTATCAATATTGAATCTAAACCCTACGAGCCGATCCGCTATGGCCCCCATGCAAACAAGAGAAAGATAGTCTTTGTCTTCTCCAAATTTGGCATTGATAAGCTCAACAATTGGTAAAGTAACGTCAAATAAGTTGTCCATTCTATTTTCCTTAATAAATACTGAAGCATCATAGAGGCTTCAATGATTACCTACAGCGAAAAAATTCTTTCTTGTTTAAAAAATTCGAGACTTGGAAATGTGACATTACTAAAAAAAATAAATCATGGATAAAAATTATCCATGATAAAGATCTTATTTAGGGCGAATGATAGGTTAAAGTCGTCCTAAAAGCATTAAAATGAGCACGATAATTAAAATCGTTCCTATCACACCGCTTGGACCATATCCCCAGCCGGAACTGTAAGGCCAAGTAGGGATGGCGCCTAAAAGCAATAAAATTAAAACAATGATAAGGATTGTGGTTAGCATGGGATCCTCTTATTTTGAAGTTTTTTTGGGAACTTTTGCCCCTTTTTTACGAGCTTCTGAAAGACCGATCGCAATAGCTTGCTCCCGGGAAGTCACTTTCTTATGACTTTTCCCTGATTCAAGCTTGCCTTCTTTCATTTTATGCATGGCTTTTTCGACAGATTTCTGAGCAGCAGGTCCATATTTTGTCATAATACTCTCCTAATAAATAGCTTAAATTATATTTTTAAAATTTAGCATTTACCAAGAAGGCACACTTCTTTAAATGAGACATAACAAAATATCATAATTATGGGAAATCAATACTTTCTTTAGAGAAAAAAGCCTCTTGTTTTCAAAGATGAAAACAAGAGGCTTTTAATCTAATTAGTCACTACTAAAGTCCATTGTGAAGCTTTGGCTTGTTTGACCGCAAATGGTGGTAGCTGTCACAGTTACATTCCAAATTTGAGACCCGTTCGCAGTCCCGCTAATGAGGCCGGTGGCCGGGTTAATGCTGGATCCCGGTGGAAGCCCTACTGCCGAAAAAGTAATCGGCTGACCGCAAGGGCTCGT from Criblamydia sequanensis CRIB-18 includes these protein-coding regions:
- the pyrF gene encoding orotidine-5'-phosphate decarboxylase codes for the protein MSLEINLRENPSDFEFDNQDRLLEKVSLELHEMGAIQFGSFKLKNGSISPYYVDLRRAISYPKTLSQMCYLMWQKISNIPFDSLAGVPYAALSLCTGIALLKNLPMIMVRKEVKEHGTQQLIEGIYKENDTVILVEDVVTTGGSLIEVAKKLKEKGLIIKDAICFVDREESDLSELKEMGIKVHSVLNVSKIFSILNHERKLNTETITSSKENLKPLSYRERASLTKHSLAKDLFYLMDEKKTNLALAADVRSKNELLNLAETIGPYICVFKTHIDIVSDFDLELIKKLQLLAEKHRFILFEDRKFADIGNTSLMQYEGGIFKIASWAHLTNAHTLVGPDQIKALREGGKKNERGLLLIPELSSVQALTDESYAKKTIQMAEDFQDFVIGFIARKRLTLNPKFITMTPGVILGEGKDAFGQQYLNPKEVIQNRKSDIIIVGRGIYQSHDPINSAKQYRQEGWEAYQNRLF
- a CDS encoding DUF302 domain-containing protein translates to MNDSLIVYESPYSVLETTDRIKEVLKKKSIKLFTLIDHSVEAKDNGLDLNEEKLLIFGDPKVGTYLMQENPEIGLELPLKILIWGENGKTRIAHQNLNALKNRYNIVTHAKILENMSLGLPQLITHSLK
- a CDS encoding DUF3309 family protein — protein: MLTTILIIVLILLLLGAIPTWPYSSGWGYGPSGVIGTILIIVLILMLLGRL
- a CDS encoding DUF6496 domain-containing protein, whose translation is MTKYGPAAQKSVEKAMHKMKEGKLESGKSHKKVTSREQAIAIGLSEARKKGAKVPKKTSK
- a CDS encoding putative Ig domain-containing protein: CGETSQSFDMTFPCPAPTSTPIPDLVLPSLGGDPYTYDVSSSFTSPCGQPITFSAVGLPPGSSINPATGLISGTANGSQIWNVTVTATTICGQTSQSFTMDFSSD